One Aegilops tauschii subsp. strangulata cultivar AL8/78 chromosome 2, Aet v6.0, whole genome shotgun sequence genomic window, CTGAACTTTCCTGAATGTTTTTGAACTTTTAACAAAATCCCTATTATCTCTGGCATCTGGCTTTCTTGATTTTTCGAAGGGTTGAAGCGGCTTTGACTAGAGGAATAAACTGGTCCATCTCTTCTCTCCCCGTGACGATGAGCACATCCGGTTTGTCCCGGGCATGCGCTGCTGCATCTGCATGTGCAGCAGAAAACGCCATGGGAAAAGGCAGCGGTCCGTCCCAGCCATGTGCATGCCCGCACAACATGGGACATGGTGGATTGGTGCTTGTCCCCGCCATTTTGCATGTGGTCTTGTATTACTGTGTTCTTCTATCATTCGATGGAGGCCTaattttgaaaatttcaaaactcaaactttcaattttaaatttttctgaatttttttaccaCATGTATACAAGGATGTAATGTGTATGTGTGTAAAATTTCAGGATGAAATATCTTGAATCGGGAGCTGCACAAAAAACAATCATGGATTTTGGGGATGAACAGTATTCATGGAGGAAAATTTGCCAAATAAGCTTATCATTTTGCTAATTGTTGTGCTAATCCTTCGATGTCTCTGATCACCCTAGCCTTTTCTATGTAATATACTCTCATTTGCTTTTCCCCCTAATATCTGGTTCACGCTCCGCCACTGCATGCGACAAGAAACAACGGAAGAAACAATTAGCACCATACCTTGTAGCGTAGCCGAGAAAGCCGATACGAAGGAGTACCATCAACATTTGTGAAAAAAAAATCAACAAAATGATGACCAACTCCGAAGAAATTTTAGTGAAAGGAACTGGCACAAGCCGTGAAACTAATCATAGGGAGGAAGCGATGCAAGGCAAAGTGAGCGGCGGGCGCAAATGCCCTCGTGATCGTCGCGAGAACCATAGACTGCCGCCTCAGCCTACCCCTTTCCCCGGTCTACAGTGCGCTGACAATGCCACGTATCCCAATGGCGATAAAATGCAGAGGCCAACCGTACTAGTAAGTAGGCCCAGATAGGAAAAAGCCCTCGACCACCGGCTAAAAATTGCAGTCCCACTCAACCCTTAAAGCCCATAGTGAAGACATCTCGCCAATTCCTGCACACAATCCAGTGAGACCCGGATAAAATCACTGGACACAATCCGAAATTGCCGTCCTCAATAGATCCGCCTTTGTCAATTGTCTTTTCATGTTTGAAAGTCATGCTACAAATGTTGATGCTGATAGGTTAGCCAAGTTTTCATATTTTCTTGATTAGGGTAGACATGTTTGGTTGCTACAACCTCACGATCCCTTCTGTATTCCTCTCCTTCGGGAGTTTGATCAATAAAGCTTGGGTTTCCCCTAAAAGAAAATTTGACTGTGGGCCTTTAAAACTTTAGGCAGCATAGAGTTAAATGATAGTGCATTTTCTATTGGGTCACACTGAGACATGAGCCTCAAAATATGGCTGAAATTTCAACAGTGTTCACCTCCGAGCCTTAGGTGGTGTCATTTTCTAAGTTCAAAAAACAATTGGCAGCAGGTTCGGGAGATTCAGCAGCAATGGCTTGGCTTCTAGTCACCCTAAAACCACCAACCGCATCCATTGTCCCTCCGAAGCATCACCTGCTGATTCCATCCTCATCCCCATCTTCCAACAGAGAACatggccgcgccgccgcccgccgacgAGAGGCCGCTGGTGATGCTGGCGCAGGCGCTCTTCCCGGAGTTCGCCGCGGCGCTCGCTGGTCGCTACCGGTTCGCGCTGCTGGCGGACGCCGACGCCGCGGCCGCGGACGAGGCGAGGGCGCTGCTGGTAGGGGGGCTCCCGCGGGTCACGGCCCAGCACCTGGGCGTGCTCCCGGCGCTCAAGCTCGTGGCGTGCACCTCCGTGGGCGTGGACCACGTGGACCTTGACGCGTGCCGGAGCCGCGGGCTCAGCGTGACCAACGCTGGCGCCGCGTTCGCGGCCGACTCGGCCGACTACGCCGTCGGGCTTCTCGTCGCCGTGCTCCGAAGGGTGGCCGCCGCCGACGTGTACGTCCGCAGCGGCAGGTGGGCTGCCGACGGCGACTATCCTCTCACCACCAAGGTTAGTACCTACTGCTCACTCTGTTGTTGGCCATCCCAAAGAAGAGGATGATTTGACTAGAGTCTTGGCGATGGCAGGTGAGCGGCAAGCGGGTGGGAATCGTGGGGCTGGGCAACATCGGCTCCCGCGTCGCCCGGCGTCTCGCCGCCTTCGGCTGCGCGGTCTCCTACCACTCGAGGTCGCCCAAGCCGTCGGCGCCGTACCCGTTCGTCCCGGCGCTGCGCGACCTGGCCGCCGGCAGCGACGTGCTGGTGCTCTCCTGCGCGCTGACAGACGAGACCAAGCACATGGTGAACCGGGACGTGATGGAGGCGCTGGGGAAGGGCGGGGTGCTGGTCAACGTCGGCCGGGGCGGCCTCGTGGACGAGCCGGAGCTGCTCAGGTGCCTCCGCCAGGGCGTCATCGGCGGCGCCGGCCTGGACGTGTACGAGAACGAGCCGGCCGTGCCGCCGGAGCTGCTCGCCATGGAGAACGTCGTGCTCTCGGACCACAGGGCCGTGCTCACGCCGGAGTCCATCGGCGGCGTGCTTGAGGTCGTCATCGCCAACCTCGACGCCTTCTTCTCGGGGAGGCCGCTGGTCAGCCCCATGGAGCTCTGAAACATGAATGAACATCACTCACTGGTTAGATGAAATTGATTCGATGTCGTGTGAAGAAAATGTATTCTGCAACAGTATATATGGAGTGATTATCACTTCGTGCTCGACAAGATGAAGTTGATTAAATACACTTGGTTACTTTATTGGCGTATATTTATACTTCAATGCAATCCAATTTCTTTGAGTGAGCGCACAAAATCTGGGTGAATAAAATCTGCAAAAATAGACTGCTTAAGTGCTTATGACTTCATTTTCAATATGGTCAAGTTGATTAAAGATTTGTTCCATTATTACATATAAAGTTAATCATTTTTATTTAAATCGGGGTTTCGGGTATTGTTCCTCAAAGGTAGGTGAAACATGAATATTACTAGAAGATGGGTGGAACATGAATATGACTTGGCCACTTCGCAGCGGCCTAGGCCACCGTGACCGTCTTCCCCCACCCAGAAACCAACCGCTGACACAGGCTTAATGGAGgcggaggctattcttcccctctCATTTAGCTACAGGGCTTACCGTGGCCCTGTGAGCTTACTGCCGGACATGGCAAGACATGTCATTGGAAATGTAAATATTTTCATCTGGTTTATATGAAAATCATTTAGTTTGCATGAATTCTGTTTGGGTTGTTAAAACCCGCTCTGACATGTTTGTGCACACGGTTGGATGGCCGGCTCCTGCATCAGTGTCCGTGGACTGCTCCCCACCACAGTAACGGAGCTACCAAACAAATATTTGGTGGGCCTAATAGTAAAACAATGCTACCAAATTAAAAATCAATGCATTGTTGTGGGCTAGACTTCATGTAAAACTTTTTTTTGCTTGAACCCATGGCGGGCCATGGCCTTTTCAGCCTTGCTGAAGCTCAGCCGGTGCCCCACTGGTCAGCGGACGGATACGATGTTCGATTTAGGGATTaacattggagatgcccttaatCAGTTATAAAGTGAAGCTTCCCCTTCCCCGCAAAATTAAAGAGAAAAAATGAAGCTTCCTGCCAAAAACAAAGCCCTCAAAAAAGAGTTCAAGtgaagctaccaggaagccagtTGCGTAGGAAGTCAAAAATGGAAGTCACTCGTTTATACGATTAGTCTTCCGAGACGATTAGTCAAAAATGTCCGTTTCAGAAAGTTCAAAACCGCACATGCGTACAAAAGAGTATCGCCATCTGTTGTGACTTTGAACGGTATGAGTCCAAAGCGCACAATTTCAGGCAAACTTGGACACTCACTCTCATCTGCTATATGTACATCTGCACCGTGACATTGCCACTGCAAGCAGGGAGGTTCCTCATTTTCTCCCACTAAACGCAAAATTTCTCTAGGCGACGACATGGCCACGAACAAGAAGCAGCCCCACGCCGTGCTCGTGCCGTTCCCGGCGCAGGGGCACGTCACGCCGATGATGAAGCTGGCCAAGGTCCTGCACCGCAAGGGCTTCCACATCACCTTCGTCAACACCGAGTACAACCAGCGCCGCCTCGTCCGCTCCCGCGGCCCCGGCGCCGTGGCCGGCCTCCCGGGCTTCCGCTTCGCCACCATCCCAGACGGCATACCCACGTCTGATGTCGACGCCGACGCCGATGCCCCGCAGGACCCGGTGTCCCTCTGTTACTACACGATGACCACCTGCCTCCCCCACTTGAAGAACCTGCTCCGCGACCTCAACGGCGCGGTTGGGGCGCCGCCGGTGAGCTGCGTCGTGGGCGATGGCATGAGCTTCTGCGTGGACGCGGCCGCGGAGCTCGGCGTGCCGTGCGCGCTGTTCTGGACTGCCAGCGCTTGCGGCTTCATGGGCTACCGTAACTTCCGGTTCCTCCTAGACGAGGGCCTCACCCCTCTCAAAGGTATGCATGCCATGCCGGCGCAAGCTTGCAATACGTAGCAACCATGTCCGGGAGGTACTATAACTTGTGTTGATTGATCTGAGCAGATGAGGACCAAGTGAAGAACGGGTACTTGGACACGCCGGTGGCACAGGCACACGGGATGAGCAAGCACATGCGTCTCCGAGACTTCTCATCCTTCGTCCGCACGACGGACCGCAGCGACATCCTGTTCAACTTCCTGCTGCACGAGGTCGAGCATGCGGACCGCGCGACCGCCATCATCCTCAACACCTTTGACGAGCTCGAGCAGACGGCGCTTGACGCCATGCGCGCCATCCTCCCCCTGCCCGTCTACACCATCGGCCCGCTTAACTCACTCACCGAGCAGCTGGTCTCACAGGAAGGCGATCTCGCCGGGATACGCTCCAGCCTCTGGAGAGAAGACCAGTCATGTCTCAAGTGGCTCCAGGGCAGGGAGCCCCGCTCCGTGGTGTATGTCAACTACGGGAGCGTAACCACCATGTCCAAGCAGGAGCTGGTGGAGTTCGCTTGGGGGCTTGCCAACTGTGGCTACGACTTCCTGTGGATCGTGAGGAACGACCTGGTGAAGGGCGATGCCGCGGTGCTGCCTCCCGAGTTCCTCGAGGCCACCAAGGGCAGGTGCCTCCTAGCGAGCTGGTGCGAGCAGGAGGCGGTGATGCAGCACGAGGCGGTGGGCGCCTTCCTGACGCACTGTGGGTGGAACTCGATGATGGAGGGGCTCAGCGCCGGGGTGCCCATGCTATGTTGGCCCTTCTTCGCCGAGCAGCAGACCAACTGCCGATACGCGTGCATGGAGTGGGGCGTCGGGGTGGAGGTCGGCGACGACGTCCGCCGGGAGGTGGTCGAGGCGAGGATAAGGGAGGTGATGGGAGGAGGAGAAGTAGGGAGGGAGATGAGGAGGAGGGCGGCAGAGTGGAAGGAGGTCGCTTCTCGCTCAACCGCGCAACCTGGTGGCAGGTCGTTGGCCAACCTTGAGAGTCTGCTCAAGGATGTACTGAAGTGACCGCCAATAACAAATAATTAAGGTGGGTATATAGTCACTCCTTGCAAAACTATAGTGCATATAAGTTTTTTTTCAATGTCCAACATTGTAAACTTTGACTAGTTTATTGAAAACTTAATTACATTTACCAATTAGCCTTCTACCATTTACCCGCTAAACTTTGGAAGCTGTCTTTCAAGTTAACAAATATACGTATTGAAAAGCTAACAAATATAGGTCGATAAAAGCAGAAATTTGTGTGCGGCGGGTGCAGGCAATATGGTAGTCTATATGGATTTCTTGGCTAGAAAAGCCAACAAATATATGTATTGGTGGAATCTAGAGAAAGCGGACAAGATTATATACTAATTCTTCTGTTTATGTCCATGCACTATGAATGCAATGCACACAACCTGAAGATCAACAGGTGATTCAGTGTTCAGACTATTGTGTGGTGTGGTTTCAGTGTTGAGAGATATCTGGTGGCTGGCTGCACACAGCACCAATATTCATGCAGCTTAAGACACAACATCAAATCATTTAGGAAAACAGGGATGCATAGATTGCTTGCATTTACCTATTGCCATACCGGCGATTGACGAAGGACGACGCTTGTGGGACGGTGCAGATCATTCGATCAACATCACTTTCTTCAGTCCCTGATGTCTGGCCCGAGAGACACGCAGGCAGTCAGGATGACACAAAATGTGACAGTAAAAAACTAAGATGAGGCACACAGTAGATCAGACAGGTACGTATGTAACTCGAAATAATTGAATGTTAGTATGTTACTACATTAAGCTGCAAACGGATTATTTACTTATTCCATGTAGTAAAAGGATTATTACATCGACATATGGACATACGCCGGTATTGTTAGATATCTGTACAGGAAAATTTAGCCTCTCGGCTCTCTAAAATGGAGAACTTCCCCCTGTATCTGAAATCTCAAGAAGTGCATTTACAAGGCAGATAAATAAAAACCTGCTTCAGTTGAAATATGGCTATGTATTGTTTTCCCATGCAAAGGGAAAACGTATTGGGTGTATCAAACTTATGTACCAAAAGCAGAAGCATCAACTGCCTTCAGTGGTATTCTGCTGGGACCAAAGTTCGGCATAACGCCCGTGCTTCGACAGAAGAAGATCATGTGGCCCTTGTTCCACTACTGTTCCATTCTCCAAGACGATGATCTGAAAATCAGTTGAAAGATTACTTACATGGGAATTATGGAAGTGACTACCTCGTCAGATATGTATGCTGTACTGTCTATGTATGTGCAGAAATGTGAATACCTCATCACATAGCATTGCAGTTGTGAGTCGATGAGCAATAAATACCGAGGTTCGATCGACGGATAAAGACATTAGAGAATTCAAAATCGATGATTCAGTAGTGCTATCCAGTGCGCTTGTAGCTTCATCACATAACCTGGTACAAATGAGGTTAGAAAGTTAATTCAGTGAGGGGAACTCGCAAGCCCATTATTTGCACACAATAA contains:
- the LOC109751458 gene encoding 7-deoxyloganetin glucosyltransferase gives rise to the protein MATNKKQPHAVLVPFPAQGHVTPMMKLAKVLHRKGFHITFVNTEYNQRRLVRSRGPGAVAGLPGFRFATIPDGIPTSDVDADADAPQDPVSLCYYTMTTCLPHLKNLLRDLNGAVGAPPVSCVVGDGMSFCVDAAAELGVPCALFWTASACGFMGYRNFRFLLDEGLTPLKDEDQVKNGYLDTPVAQAHGMSKHMRLRDFSSFVRTTDRSDILFNFLLHEVEHADRATAIILNTFDELEQTALDAMRAILPLPVYTIGPLNSLTEQLVSQEGDLAGIRSSLWREDQSCLKWLQGREPRSVVYVNYGSVTTMSKQELVEFAWGLANCGYDFLWIVRNDLVKGDAAVLPPEFLEATKGRCLLASWCEQEAVMQHEAVGAFLTHCGWNSMMEGLSAGVPMLCWPFFAEQQTNCRYACMEWGVGVEVGDDVRREVVEARIREVMGGGEVGREMRRRAAEWKEVASRSTAQPGGRSLANLESLLKDVLK
- the LOC109751459 gene encoding glyoxylate/hydroxypyruvate reductase HPR3; protein product: MAAPPPADERPLVMLAQALFPEFAAALAGRYRFALLADADAAAADEARALLVGGLPRVTAQHLGVLPALKLVACTSVGVDHVDLDACRSRGLSVTNAGAAFAADSADYAVGLLVAVLRRVAAADVYVRSGRWAADGDYPLTTKVSGKRVGIVGLGNIGSRVARRLAAFGCAVSYHSRSPKPSAPYPFVPALRDLAAGSDVLVLSCALTDETKHMVNRDVMEALGKGGVLVNVGRGGLVDEPELLRCLRQGVIGGAGLDVYENEPAVPPELLAMENVVLSDHRAVLTPESIGGVLEVVIANLDAFFSGRPLVSPMEL